A part of Gambusia affinis linkage group LG19, SWU_Gaff_1.0, whole genome shotgun sequence genomic DNA contains:
- the cabp5b gene encoding calcium-binding protein 5b, producing MSIKQPCIFLRGGAKRTQTRNLTRDELEELREAFIEFDKDKDGFITCKDLGNLMRTMGYMPTEMELIELSQNINMNLGGRVDFQDFVELMTPKLLDETAGMIGLKELRDAFREFDIDGDGSITSEELKFAMIKLLGEQTSEKEIGEVVKEVDDNGDGKVDFEEFVKMMSKK from the exons ATGAGCATTAAGCAGCCCTGCATCTTTCTCAGAGGAGGAGCAAAGAGGACACAA ACAAGAAATCTTACTCGGGACGAGCTCGAAG AGCTACGTGAAGCTTTCATAGAGTTTGATAAAGATAAGGATGGTTTTATCACCTGCAAAGACTTGGGGAACCTGATGAGAACCATGGGCTACATGCCTACTGAGATGGAGCTGATTGAACTGAGCCAAAATATTAACATGAACT TGGGGGGACGGGTAGACTTTCAAGATTTTGTGGAACTGATGACCCCCAAGCTTCTGGATGAAACGGCCGGGATGATCGGGTTGAAAGAACTCAGGGATGCTTTCAGAGAG TTTGATATAGATGGGGACGGATCCATCACCTCCGAAGAGCTGAAATTCGCTATGATAAAGCTGTTAGGCGAGCAGACGAGTGAGAAAGAAATAGGAGAGGTGGTCAAAGAAGTCGACGACAATGGAGATGGAAAAGTTGACTTTGAGG AGTTTGTGAAAATGATGTCAAAGAAGTGA
- the asphd1 gene encoding aspartate beta-hydroxylase domain-containing protein 2, protein MDWSINTLPLPEYVELGVHSLSGLLWTLLFLFLWHCYRIGSDLPIPGHAGKLKSSSRRSMISRSGVCMGTKCSARSKLSRSDQIAPFISMETAKDEEQGQGYLTPVLSHALFPAQASAEAKKLYAALQEYAKRYSWVGMGRIHKGLREQVRLNDLSTIQKPHLFFLPDVPSVPFFPRDAHRHDIEVLEANYPAILAEFQAVYQRGTDSKSGWTCLGPKSQAVFPLYSAGVCVAENCRSCLSTYRTLLSLRTFINSNSLGSAGFWLLGPGAILGSSYGMTNTRLRCHLGLQTPTSCELVVGGEPQCWSEGHCLLLDDSFLHTISHKGPPESGPRVILSVDLWHPNVAAAERQALDYMFTPDL, encoded by the exons ATGGACTGGTCGATAAACACACTGCCTTTGCCTGAGTATGTTGAGCTTGGTGTCCATTCACTGAGTGGCCTTCTGTGGACTCTGCTGTTCCTATTTCTGTGGCACTGCTATCGAATTGGCTCTGACCTGCCAATCCCAGGCCATGCCGGAAAGTTAAAGTCGAGCTCAAGGCGGTCCATGATTTCTCGGAGCGGTGTGTGTATGGGAACAAAGTGCAGCGCCCGGTCTAAGTTGTCCAGGAGCGATCAAATTGCACCTTTCATTTCCATGGAAACAGCGAAGGATGAGGAGCAGGGACAGGGATACCTCACGCCAGTGCTGAGTCATGCCTTGTTCCCTGCCCAGGCATCTGCAGAAGCCAAGAAGCTATACGCAGCACTGCAAGAGTATGCCAAGCGTTACAGCTGGGTGGGCATGGGCCGCATTCACAAAGGCCTTCGTGAGCAG GTCAGACTGAACGATCTCTCCACCATACAAAAGCCACATCTCTTCTTCCTGCCGGATGTCCCAAGTGTTCCTTTCTTCCCGCGTGATGCTCACCGACATGATATCGAGGTGTTGGAAGCTAATTATCCCGCCATCTTGGCTGAATTCCAGGCTGTTTACCAGAGAGGCACAGACTCCAAATCAGGCTGGACCTGTCTGGGGCCGAAG agccAGGCCGTGTTTCCCTTGTACAGCGCCGGGGTCTGTGTGGCAGAGAACTGCCGCTCCTGTCTCTCCACATACCGCACACTTCTTTCTCTGCGTACTTTCATAAACAGCAACTCGTTGGGATCTGCAGGATTTTGGCTGCTGGGCCCTGGAGCGATACTGGGGAGCTCCTACGGAATGACAAACACACGCCTTCGCTGTCACCTTG GTTTGCAGACCCCCACTTCCTGTGAGCTGGTGGTGGGAGGGGAGCCTCAGTGTTGGTCAGAGGGGCACTGCCTCCTTCTTGATGATTCGTTCCTTCACACCATCTCTCACAAGG GTCCTCCAGAATCTGGACCTAGGGTTATTTTGAGTGTGGATCTGTGGCATCCAAATgtggctgcagcagagagacaaGCTTTGGACTACATGTTCACCCCTGACCTCTGA